In the genome of Salmo trutta chromosome 18, fSalTru1.1, whole genome shotgun sequence, one region contains:
- the LOC115152660 gene encoding uncharacterized protein LOC115152660 produces the protein MELGVDRAFPAYVSPMESRGCSGRQKTRIPEFIQRSGTCRTTTQHSKDKDEERRKEDSGGSRNNATMAPTSGYMSDRRQYSIRAPVVTTTEQQTSILKKSYLQEHPENERQWEGSSNEADHHRVFDFQLRRAEQDSPDNLNPSQADISPCSASKEDLNTSLGVSDLRTRLSHEEPTFRSLYLGSRPGRHSLSSRPLEVHSFSTPLRPKWTSTLLSSLSPSYIPHLRPSRQRWTELRMDAGEVYQSREGGGETYLNVGPSVGDSKGRSNPALHTMSPHQANCWPCIISSSLPHSPDRHSSSWDPDKEYQTLLDYTYPLRPGRVVDGWDTSELGGGSLIQTDPGLLDSGVELDRLCSSISLSALDFSLSVMAGVGTSRAREMGMLGIGQRSSELRGFSHSKSSDGRLSTSPFFSADPIGLSVESLDYSGSGGGLNHSHHSGGGHYRQHGSSSSSSTTFIRTTSILPRPGYLGEWDWDEEFWPLPEQLEELQGLSQQVREVTAQLSQSVTANWDSLERGNTSVQSCMTMAEKQEAEEEREEQEQNKEEERKDQKEKEKVSISEALQYFNKAIHCWESFQAARGSGFRMEAGVVGRGVRRASLREAAGMVDQLSGLTLPEFQTGSQGEQEQRESLMQHIQTFCSNLEELIQWLYTVVERMEVLEPPTVDIKSVKSSLANYKRFQREVNAHQPLTTSVLQTGELLLGCLTSTSPVLKETLCLIERQSKALETHSEHLFSSIISAMDRLTQPREPSGREETQAWVPDRMAVQRTAQ, from the exons ATGGAGCTGGGAGTTGACAGGGCCTTCCCAGCATACGTCTCTCCGATGGAGTCCAGGGGCTGCAGTGGGCGACAGAAGACCCGGATTCCAGAGTTTATCCAGAGGAGTGGGACATGCAGAACAACAACCCAACATTCCAAAGACaaagacgaggagaggaggaaagaggacagCGGTGGTTCCAGGAACAATGCTACCATGGCACCCACCTCCGGTTATATGAGTGACAGGAGGCAGTACTCTATAAGGGCACCGGTGGTCACCACCACAGAGCAGCAGACCTCCATCCTAAAGAAATCATACCTACAGGAGCACCCAGAAAAC GAGCGACAGTGGGAAGGTAGCAGTAATGAAGCAGACCATCACAGAGTGTTTGACTTCCAGCTCAGACGGGCTGAACAGGATTCCCCAGACAACCTCAACCCCTCTCAGGCTGACATCTCACCCTGCTCAGCTTCCAAAGAGGACCTCAACACCTCCCTGGGGGTGTCAGACCTCAGGACCAGGCTGTCACACGAAGAACCCACCTTCAGGTCATTATACCTGGGCAGCAGGCCCGGCCGACACAGCCTCTCCAGCCGACCCCTGGAGGTCCATAGCTTCTCTACTCCACTCAGACCCAAGTGGACCTCCACTCTGCTATCCTCCCTCTCGCCTTCCTACATCCCCCATTTGCGCCCCTCCagacagagatggacagagcTGAGAATGGATGCAGGTGAAGTTTATCAATCACGTGAAGGGGGAGGGGAAACGTATCTAAACGTAGGCCCTTCAGTGGGCGACTCCAAGGGTCGCTCCAACCCTGCGCTCCACACCATGTCCCCCCACCAGGCCAACTGCTGGCCCTGTATCATTTCCAGCTCCCTGCCCCACTCCCCAGACCGACACTCTTCAAGCTGGGACCCTGATAAGGAGTATCAGACCCTCCTGGACTACACCTACCCCCTCAGGCCAGGTAGGGTGGTGGATGGATGGGATACCTCAGAGCTCGGGGGTGGGTCTCTCATCCAGACAGACCCAGGCCTCCTGGATTCGGGGGTAGAACTGGACCGCCTCTGCAGCTCCATCAGCCTATCAGCTTTGGACTTTTCCCTAAGTGTCATGGCAGGGGTGGGCACTAGTAGGGCCAGGGAGATGGGAATGCTGGGTATAGGTCAGAGGTCATCTGAGCTGCGTGGGTTCTCACACTCCAAGTCCTCTGATGGTCGCCTCTCCACTAGCCCCTTCTTCTCTGCGGACCCTATTGGTCTATCAGTAGAGAGTCTGGACTATAGTGGAAGTGGTGGTGGTCTGAACCATTCACATCATAGCGGGGGAGGTCACTACCGCCAACATGgcagctcctcctcctcttccaccacGTTCATCCGCACAACCAGTATCCTTCCCCGGCCAGGGTACCTCGGAGAGTGGGATTGGGACGAGGAGTTCTGGCCTCTCCCGGAGCAGTTGGAGGAGCTCCAGGGTTTGTCCCAGCAGGTCAGGGAGGTGACGGCCCAACTCAGCCAGTCTGTCACAGCCAATTGGGACTCCCTGGAGAGGGGGAACACCTCCGTCCAGTCCTGCATGACCATGGCAGAGAAacaggaggcagaggaggagagagaagaacaggAGCAGAATAAGGAGGAAGAAAGGAAGGATCAGAAGGAGAAAGAAAAAGTGTCCATTTCTGAAGCACTTCAATACTTCAATAAAG CGATCCATTGTTGGGAGTCCTTCCAGGCAGCCAGAGGCTCTGGTTTTAGGATGGAGGCTGGGGTAGTAGGCAGGGGAGTGAGAAGGGCCAGTCTGAGGGAGGCGGCAGGCATGGTGGACCAGCTGAGTGGACTAACCCTGCCTGAGTTCCAGACGGGGAGCCAGGGGGAGCAGGAGCAAAGGGAGTCCCTCATGCAGCACATCCAG ACCTTCTGTTCTAACCTGGAGGAGCTCATCCAATGGCTGTACACGGTGGTGGAGAGGATGGAGGTGTTGGAGCCGCCCACTGTGGACATCAAGAGTGTCAAGTCATCCCTGGCGAATTATAAG AGGTTTCAGAGAGAAGTAAACGCCCACCAGCCGCTGACCACCTCTGTTCTGCAAACTGGAGAGCTTCTCCTGGGTTGTTTGACCTCCACTTCTCCCG TTCTGAAAGAGACCCTCTGTCTTATTGAGAGGCAGTCCAAGGCGCTGGAGACCCACTCAGAGCACCTCTTCTCCTCTATTATCTCGGCCATGGACAGACTGACCCAGCCCAGGGAGCCCagtgggagagaggagacccaggcATGGGTCCCGGATAGGATGGCGGTCCAGAGGACAGCTCAGTGA